TCGTGGTGGCTGGCGTGCGCCGGGCTCACCGTGATCGTCTGGTGGATCTTCGTGCTGGCGACGCCGATGTGGGTCGCCGCCGGCGCCGCGGTGGTCGCTGCCGTGGCCGTCGGAGCCGGGCTCGCCCAGTACGGCAGCACGGCGATCGTGGTCTCGAACGTCCATCTGCGGGCGGGGGCCGCCCGGCTCCCCCTGGTGCACTGCGGCGACGTGACCGTCCTCGACGCCGCACAGACCCGCGCCCTGCACGGCCCCCAGGCCGACGCCCGCGCGTTCTTCCTCGTCCGGCCCTACATCGCCACCGCCGTGCGGGTCGACGTCGCCGACCCGCGCGACCCCACGCCGTACTGGCTGATCGGCACCCGGCGCCCGTACGAGCTCGCGGACGCCATCAGCGACGGCCACGCGCGCGCCTGACCGCTTCCCTCCGCCACTGCCCGCGGCGGCCTCGGAGCGACTAACGTTCCGCGGAGAGGGTCCGACCGGACCACGACGAAGGGAAGGATGAGCGTGGCGCGCAGCAAGAAGAAGGCGTCCGACGCCGACGGCGGCAAGCGGAAGGCCCCGAGCAAGGCCACCTGGAAGCTGATGGACCGCACCGCGACGATCGCGTCCGGCGTCCTCGCGGCCCAGGGCGCGTCGCTCGTGTGGCGCGCGGCGACCGGACGCAAGCCGCCGACGGACGCCGACTCGCGCAACCCCGACCTCGCGACCCGGGAGGCCGTCACCTGGGCGGTGCTGGCCGGCGCCAGCGCGGGCGTCATCAAGGTCGTCCTCAACCGGCAGCTGGTGAACTACTGGGTGCGTTCGACCGGCGAGCTCCCGCCGGGACTGCTGCCCACCAAGTTCCCGCCGACGGTCAAGCTCCCCGAGTCCTGAGCCGTCCCGAGTACGACGCACACGGACACGACGACGCCCCCGACCGCCGATGCGGTGCGGGGGCGTTGTGCGTGCCTCTCGGACGCGACGCGGCCTGGACTCAGGCGCAGTCGACGCAGATCAGCTGGTTGCCCTTCTCCCGGGCCAGCTGACTGCGGTGGTGCACCAGGAAGCACGAGGTGCACGTGAACTCGTCCGACTGTCTCGGAAGCACCTGGACCGAGAGCTCTTCGTGCGACAGATCGGCACCAGGAAGCTCGAACGACTCCGCGGCCTCGACCTCGTCCTCGTCCACCTTGCCCGAGTTCTTCTCGTGACGGCGTGCCTTGAGCTCCTCGATGCTGTCTTCCGACTGCTCTTCTTCGGTCTTCCGAGGAGCGTCGTAATCAGTCGCCATGAACCCTCCTCTGCGTATATCGCCCGACCTCGACGGGCCGGGATCATCCTAATTTCGTAACCTTCAGGCGCGCAGATTGTGCCACACAGATCCGCTTCACCCAACTTCAGAAGCCACAAGCGCGAACGAGTCGTAAAAATTCCTGCGCGAACGCTTCTGGGGCCGCCACGACGAGACGCTCGTCGGGGATTCCGTCCAGTCCTTGGACGACAACCCCGGCCTCGCGGGCGATGAGGCCACCTGCGGCGATGTCCCACGGCGCGAGACCTTGCTCGACGTACGCGTCGAAGCTGCCGGCGGCGAGCATGCAGAAGTCGAGTGCCGCCGATCCGGTGCGACGGATGTCACGTACATGGAGCAGGAGCCGGGCGACCGCGACCGCCTGACGCGCCCGGACGTCCGGGACGTAGTTGAACCCGGTCGCGACGAGCGCGTGCGCCGCCTCGGGAGGTGCCACCGACCGCAGCCGGACGGCGCGTTCCGCCGGCCCCTCGCGCCGGTACGAGCCCTGGCCGCGGATCGCGGTGTACTCGTGGCCGGTCGTGATGTCGACGACGCAGCCCACCTCGACCTCGCCGTCGACCTCGGCAGCGATCGCCACGGCGGAGTGCGCCAGTCCGTAGATGAAGTTCACCGTGCCGTCGATCGGGTCGACGACCCACCGGACCTGGCTCGTCGCCTCTGCCCGGCCGCTCTCTCCGCCTTCCTCCCCCAGGATGGCGTCCCCGGGTCGCTCCGCGGTGATGCGCTCGCGGACCAGCTGCTCAGTGGCCCGGTCGATCGCGGTGACGGGGTCGGTGTCGCTCGACTTCGTGGCGGCGACCTCGACCCGGCCGGACGGTCGCACGTCCCGTGCGTACGCGGCGGCCTCGCGCGCAGTCCTCAGTGCGAGGTCCAGCAGCGCGTCGCCGCTCGGCCGCCCGCTCACCGGTCCGACCCCAGCAGCGCGGGGCGTCCCGGCTCGCGCAGGTTGGCGCAGCACCCGACCGGGCAGACGTTCCAGCCCGGCGGCAGCGCGCCGACCGCGGGCTGGTCCGGAGCCTCGTCCCGCGCGAGAGCGGCACGCTCCACGACCAGCTCGCGGATCGCCGCCACGAACCGTGCGTCGACGCCCGGCGTCGGAACCCGCGCGAACCCGAGCCCGAGGCGCTCCGCGGTGGCCTTGGCCTCGGTGTCGAGGTCGTAGATGACCTCCATGTGGTCCGAGACGAAGCCGATCGGCAGCAGGACGACCGCCCCGACGCCGCTGGCGGCGACCGACTCCAGGTGGTCGTTGACGTCCGGCTCGAGCCACGGGACCTGTGGGGGCCCGGACCGGGAGCAGTAGACGAGCTCGTACGGCCGTTCGACGCCGGTCCGTTCCGCGACCTGGGAGGCGATGACGTCGGCTACGTCGCGGTGCTCCCGGACGTACGCCTCTCCCCCGACCTCGGCCCCCTCGACGACATGGCGGCCGCTCGCGGCGTTCATCGCGTCCGGGATGGAGTGGGTGACGAAGACGAGCCGGGCGGCGTCGCTGTCGTGGCCGTCGCGCCCGAGCTGTTCGAGCGCCGCGACTGCCCCGTCCACGAACGGCGCGACGAAGCCGGGGTGGTTGAAGTAGTGGCGCACCCGGTCCAGCCGTGGAGCTCCCTCGCCGATCGCCGTCGAGGCGTCGTACAGGTTCTCGCGGTACTGGCGACAGCCGGAGTACGAGGTGTAGGCGCTGGTGAAGAGGGAGACCGCCCGCTCCACTCCGTCCTCACGCATCTGGGCGAGGGTGTCCGTGAGGTAGGGGTCCCAGTTGCGGTTGCCCCAGTAGATCGGGAGATCGATGCCGTGCGACGCCAGCTCGAGGCGCAGCACCGCGATGAGGTCGCGGTTCTGGTCGTTGATCGGCGAGCGCCCGCCGAACGAGAAGTAGTGCTCCCCCACCTCGACGAGCCGCTCCTTCGGGATGCCGCGACCGCGCGTGACGTTCTCGAGGAACGGGACGACGTCGTCGGGTTGCTCCGGGCCACCGAACGAGACCAGGAGGAACGCGTCGTACGGGCTGGTGTCGGGGGCCACGGGATCCATGCGGCAATCCTGTCAACCCACGGGCTACCCTGCAGATGCAGCCCCGACGGGCCGCCCGGAGGGTGTCTCCTCCGCCACATCCGTCCGTGCGACGGCTTGTCTCGAAGGAACGCCGTGCTCGACTCGTACCGCCGGATCCTCGCGGTGCCCGGTGCGCCGGCCTTCAGCGCCGCGGCGCTGGTGGCCCGCCTGCCGATCTCCATGCTGGGGCTCGGACTCGTGCTCCTCGTCTCGGAGCAGACCGGCTCGTACGCGAAGGCGGGCACGATCTCCGCTGCCGCGGTGATCGCGAACGCCGTCGGCGCGCCCGTCCAGGGGCGCCTCACCGACCGGTTCGGGCAGCACCGCGTCCTTCCCGCGACCGCCGCGCTGTTCGGGTTCTCCCTCGCGCTCGGTCTGCTCGCGATCTACGAGGACGTCCCAGCGCCCGTGCCGCACCTGCTCGCAGCGGTCATCGGGTTCGCGCTCCCGCAGGCGGGCTCGATGGTGCGTGCCCGGTGGACCCACAACGCCCCGCCGTCGATGATCCCCACCGCCTACGCGCTCGAGGCGGTCCTCGACGAGGTCGTGTTCATCGTCGGCCCGGTGGTCGTCACGTTCCTCGCGACCCTCGTCAGCCCGTACGTGGGGCTGATCGTCGCCGGGGTCGCGGGTGTCAGCGGATCCGTGGCGCTCGCGGTCCAGCGGCGTACGGAGCCGCCGTCGGGGCGGGCGAGCGATGCAGCGTCAGGCAGCCGCGGGCGTCTGCCCTACGGGCTCCTGGTCCCGCTCGTCGGCGCGGGGGTCGGGTTCGGTGTGCTCTTCGGTGCGGCCGAGGTCGTGACGGTGGCCGTTGCCGACCACGCCGGTCACAAGGAGCTGTCCGGCGTGCTCCTCGCGATCTGGGCGGCGGGCAGCCTGATCGCCGGCTTCCTCGTCGGCGCGCGCCCGTTGCCGATCTCTCCTCTCACCCAGCTGCGGATCACGACCGCAGTCCTCACCATGAGCATCGTCCCGCTCCTGGTCACGTCGGCGCTGCCGCTGGTCGCTGTCGCGCTCTTCGTGTCCGGGTTCGCGATCGCCCCCAGCATGGTCGCGTCCACGCAGCTGATCGAGCGCGGGGTGCCGAAGGCGCGCCTCACCGAAGGGATCTCGTGGTTCACGACCGGCCTGGCCACCGGGGTCGCCCCTGGCGCCGCCGTGTCGGGCTGGGTCGTCGACAACGCCGCTCCGTCGTGGGGCTACCTGGTGTGCCTCGTGGCCGGGGTTCTCGCCGCGGCCGGGGCTTGGGTGGTCCGCGTCCCGCGCACCGAGCCCGCCGACTGGGACGAGCCCGCGCACGCCACCAGCAGCGGTCAGTAGCCGTCCATCCCCGGTGGGAGCGGCGCGTGCCACCCCCGACGGAGGGCGATCATCCGGTAGCCGAACGCGATGACGGCTCCCGGCACGAGGACCCACACACCGTGCAGGCCGAGCTCCACGGCCGCGACCGCGATCGAGGCGCCGACCAGGGCGGGGAACGCGTACAGCTCCTCGCGCAGGACGACCGGGACCCGGCCTGCCAGCAGGTCGCGGATCACGCCGCCGCCGATCGCGGTGACCATGCCGAGCAGCGCTGCCGCCGGCGGCTCGAGGCCGTACTCGAGCGCCTTGACCGCTCCGGTCACGCTGAACAGGCCCATCCCCGCCGCGTCGAAGACCGAGATCTCGCGCTCGAGCCGCCCGAGCACGGGATGGAACCGGAACGCGACGAGCCCGGCGACGAACGGCACCAGGAGGTAGCGCCAGTCCATCAGCGCTGCCGGCGGTGTCGCCCCGATGAGGAGGTCGCGGAGGAAGCCGCCACCGAGACCCGTCGCTCCCGCGAGGACGAGCACGCCGAAGACGTCGAGCGGCTTGCGCACCGCGACGAGTGCTCCCGACAACGCGAAGGCGGCGATACCGACCAGGTCGAGGACGACGAGCGCGGTGGACACGGAACGACGGTAGCGTGACCCGACGGGCCCAGCCCCGGCTGGAGGACGGTGTCGCGGGCACGAACGGGAGGACCCGGCGACCGGTCGTCCGGCGCGCTTGCTTGGATTGACCCGGCAAGCAGTCGACACTGGGGCTGGTACGAGGCGTAGAGGGCGGAGGCACAGATGCGAGACCTCACCGTGGTGGGGCTGAGCGAGGACCAGCAGTTCCTGGTCCTGCGCGGCCCGGTCGGTGAGCTGTTCCGCGTCGCTGTCGACGACCGGATGCGCGCCACCCTCAGGAACGACCGGGCACGACTCGGCCAGTTGGAGATAGCGATGGACAGTGCACTGCGTCCGCGAGACATCCAGGCTCGGATCCGCCGTGGAGAGTCGCCGGAGGAGGTGGCAGCCGCTGCGGAGCTCCCGGTGGAACGGATCTTGGGTTACGCCCACCCCGTCCTCGCCGAGCGCGAGCACATGGCTGAGCGGGCGCGCGGCGCGACCGTGCGCCGCAAGCACGCGCAGTCGAACGCGCTGACCCTCGGCGAGTCGGTCGACACGACGCTGCGCAGCCGCGGCATCGATCCCTCCTCCGCCGGATGGGACTCCTACCGCCGTGACGACGCCCGGTGGACGGTCACCGTGCGCGCCGGGGCGGTGTCGGCCGAGTACGTGTTCGACCCCGCCGGTCGTTACACGTTCGCCGACGACGACGGCGCGCGCGAGCTCGTGGGCGACGTCCCCGAGGCGTCTGACTCGGCCGAGATGGCGATCGCCGACGCCGTCTCGCGGCCGGTGGACGTCGTCGAGCTCGGGTCCGACCCCCGCGTCACGTCGCTGCGTCAGGCGCGTGCACGGCGTGCCGCCGCCGCGAACGACCGCGCCGACGAACAGCTCAGCCTGCACGACATCCCTGGTGTCGTCGAGGACGTCGAGCCGACGCTCGAGCTCGACGAACCGCGTGCCGCCGCGCCCACGGCACCTCCCGCGCCCAACGACGAGCCACACTCGGACGCGCCGTTCGACGTACCCGCCGCGCGAGGGCCGGAAGAGTCTGCGGACGTCCCGTCGTCCGACGACGCGGCGGACGACACCCCGGACGGTGCCGACGAGCAGCCGCGCAAGCGGGCCCCTCGGCGTCGCGAGCGCCGCCGGGTCCCGTCGTGGGACGAGATCATGTTCGGCGACAAGGCCTGACAGCCTGCACCACGTCGTACGACTAACGCCCCGCCTTCGGTCGAAGGCGGGGCGTTGTCGTTGGCCGCCGGCAGGTGGCCGACGATGGCTCAGCCGACGGCGTCGACCGTCACCGAGCCGCGGCAGATCTGGACCACCGCGAGCTTCTGGCCCGCTGCATCGAACTCGGTGCCGACGGTCACGGGGACCGATCGGACGTTGGCCGGGTCGTCTCCGGTGCTCAGCGTGAGGATGGCGGTCGCCTTCTCCGGGTCGACGTCGATCGACCCGACGCCTGCACCCACGCCCTCGATCAACGGCGTGTTGGTGCCCTGGACGAGGACGGTGCCGCCGTCGGCGGTGCCGAGGCACCCGCTCGAGTCGTCGTCACCCCCGCCACCGCAGGCACTCAGCGCAGCGCACGCGAGCGCTCCGGCGAGCGCGACCGCCACCCGACGTCCCACCACCGGCGAACCTCCTCGCGCCTTCAGCCCTCGCACCGTCATTCCTTGAGCGGACGACCGGTGGCGTCCGTCGTCAGTCCGTTGGCACCGACGAGATAGAGGATGCCTTCGATGAATCCCCAGATCGCGCCGATGCCGCACGTCAGGATCGTGACGATGATCTGGGCGACGCCGATCCCGGTGAAGCCGAGATAGAACCGGTGGATGCCGAACCCGCCCAGGAAGATGCCGAGCAGCCCGGCCACGAGCTTGCTCTTCGCGTAGGGGTCGACGTAGCCGTACGGAGCACCGTACGGCGGCTGCTGACCGTAGCCGTAGGGCTGCTGACCGTACGGCGGTTGCTGACCGTAGCCGTAGGGCTGCTGACCGTACGGCGGCTGCTGACCGTAGCCGTAGCCGGGCTGCTGCGGATCGTAGCCGGGCTGCTGACCGTACGGCGCCTCCTGGCCGGTCGCTCCACCGCCGGCGGGGTCCGGCGCCCAGCCCCATCCGCCGTCCGGCGCCTGTGCTGGATCGGGCTGGCTGCTGCCCGGCCCGCCGGCGTCCGGCGTCGTGGGGTCCGGCTGTCCGGAGGGAGGGGTTTCGGTCACAGCTGCTCCTTCGTGATGGCTTCCCACACCCTAGCGGTCGCCGGTCGACCGCCCGGCGGCCTACGGTGGTGGCAACACGTCAGGAGGCGCGTATGACGACCGAGCACGACATCCTGGGCACGATCTCCTCGCTCGTGGCCGAGGAGAAGGACCTGCGGAGCCGCCGCGAACGCGGTGAGACCGACGCGGACACCGAGCTGGCACGGCTCGCCGAGGTGGAGACCCAGCTCGACCAGTGCTGGGACCTGCTCCGCCAGCGGCGGGCGAAGGAGGAGTTCGGCGAGGACCCCGCGACAGCGAAGGTCCGGCCGGCCGACGAGGTCGAGGGCTACCTCAGCTGATCTCGCCTCCGGCGGCACCTTGGTAGCCGTACTAGCCTGACCAGATGACTCGGCTCGCTCGATCTGATCGGCACGCCATCCTCGTCGACGCGGGCTATCTGCTCGCCTCGTCGGCGCAGGTCCTCGTCGGCACCTCGTTGCGCCGCGCGATCGCCGTCAGCTGGGAACGCCTCGTCACCGGCATCAAGACGTCCGTCGCCGAGACGACGGACACCGATCTGCTGCGCGTGTTCTGGTACGACGCCGCGAACGCGCAGGCGACGCGACAGCTGTCGGAGGAGCACAACCTCGTCTCGCTGCTGCCGGACGTGAAGCTCCGCCTCGGTCGCGTCAACAACGAAGGCGCCCAGAAGGGCGTGGACACCCGCATCGCCCTCGACCTGGTCAACCTCGCCCTCCAGGGTGCCGTCGCCGAGATCTATCTCGTGTCGGGCGACGACGACCTGACCGAGGCCGTGGACATGGCACAGGACTACGGGGTCCGCGTGACGCTGTTCAACGTCCCGAACGACACTTCGCGGATCGGCGTCCACGCGACGGCGATGAACCTCGCGAGGGTCGTCGACGAACGCCTGCGGATCCCGATCGATCTCCTGCGCACGGTGATCACGCCGTCCCCCCGGCCGCTCGAGAAGCCGCTCGCCCCGGTCGCCGAGGCCGCAGCGGTTGCCGGCGTGGCCGTCCGCGAGCCCGAGGCGGCTCCGGCGCTTCGGATCCCCACACCGTCGGACGTCGCCCGGCTGCACCCGGCCCCCGCGCCACCGGCCGAGCAGGTCGAGCCCACCGTCGCCCTCGCCTGGAGCAGCAGCACCGGACAGGGCGGTCGACGCGGCGGCGACCCTGACGCCGACCTGCGGGAGCAGATCCCGGAGGTGGTGAGGGCCGTCGTCCGCAACTGGCTCGACTCTGCCACCCAGGCCGACGTCCGTGCCCTGATCTCGACCCGCCCGACGATACCCGGGGACGTCGACTCGACGTTGCTCACCGATCTCGTCGCCCGCAGCGACGACCGGTACCGGATCCTCCAGACCGAGACGCGCTGGCAGCTGCGCGAGGCGTTCTGGTCCGAGATCGACCAGCACGTCTAGCAGGCGGCCGGCTCAGGGGCGGAGGAACCGGTCGAGCATGGTCGTGAGCTCTTGGTCGAGAGCGTCGAGGTCGCCTTCATCGACGAACACGGGCGCCGTGAGGACGAAGGCCCAGGCGTCCAGGAGGACCGCCGACGCCAGCACCGACGTGTCGCCGTCCCGGATCGACCCGTCGGCCTGCCCGTCGCGGATGAGGTCCTCCAGGAGGCGTGCCTGCTCCTGGGTGCTGCGTCCTCGTCGATGCAGGATGTAGGGCGCGAGGAAGCCGGGATCGAGCTCGACGATGCGTCGCAGCAGCGGGAGCCTGCGCGTCTCGCGGACCATGCCGACGGTGATCACCACGAGCATCGTGCGTGCGTCGCCACCGGAGATGCCCCGGATCACCGCCTCCAGCATCCGGTGGAACTCGCGCGTGAACAGGTCGGCGACCACGCCGTTGACGTTCGGCCAGGTCCGGTAGAGCGTCGCCCGCGAGACGTCGGCACGTCGCGCCAGATCGGCCATGGTGAGACCGCGCAGGCCCACCTCGACCACGAGGTCGCGGGCGGCGTCGAGCACGCGGTCGCGGGGGATGGCGTTGTGGGCGCGCAACGGCTGGGAGGATCGGTCGAAGCCCTGACCGTGCGACAGCATGCGCAAACTCTAGCGTCGTCGGGGGGTCCTCCGCCGTGGATCGTCGCGCGCCCCGGACCGACTGTCGTCTAGGCTCGGCCGGGTGAACGTCGGTCTCATTCTCCGGGTCGTCGTCGCCACGGTGGTGACGACCGTGATCACGGCCGGTCTGGTCCCCGGCCCCGCCGCCGCGGCCGGGTCCGGCAAGGTCGTGAGCCGCAGCGCGACGCTGTACGAGGACTGCTTCGGGCACCCCTTCTCGTACGCGCTCTCCGACGTGGGCGAGGGCTGGCGTCTCACGGTCGAGCTCGTCGCATCGAGCGGTCGCGTGGTCGACCGTTCGGTCGTCACCCCGGGCGAGGGCACCTCCGGACGGGGCGCGTTCCGCGTCTGTGCCGGCTCGGTCCGCCCGGGTGTGTTCACGGTCCGCTCCCGCGTGACGTGGCCGGCGGAGGCGGGGCGCAGCGCGCTCCCGCTCGCGAGCAGCAGGCTCAGCCTGCGCCGCCCGACCAGCGCCACCAAGATCTCCGTCCGCCCGCGGCGGCCCCGCGTCGGCGCCAAGCTCCGCCTGCGGGCGACGGTGACGGTCGCCCGTCCGTACGGTCGGTTCCCGAAGGCCGGCGTGCGCGTCGTCGCGTCGGTGCGCCGGCAGGGCGCCTGGCGGCGGATCGGCCCTGTTCGCTACACCAACGCGAACGGCGTCGCGACCTTCCGGGTCCGCTGGCGGGCGAAGTCACCCAGAAAGGTCCGGGTCACGACGACCCGTACGCGCTACCACTCACGCTCGAGCTCGCGGGCGGTCACCGTCCGGAGCCGCGGCAAGGACTGAGGTCCGCCCACCTCTGGTCAGCTCGTGGTGACGCGGTCGGACTGGTCCGACTCCGGTTCCTCCGGTCGTACGGAGTTCTCGACGTCCGCGGCGGGCAGTTCGCACACCCCGTCCACGCACATCGGCGCATCTCCCCCGACCATCTGGAACGGCGTCGGGTCCGTCACCGGGCCACCGCCTCGGCGGCGACCGTCGAGAGGACCTGGGCGAACGCCTGCGGCTCTTGGGCCCCCGACACTCCGTACCGTCCCTCGACCACGAAGAACGGCACGCCGTTGATGCCGTAGGCCTGGGCCTGGGCGATGTCGGCCCGGACGTCGTCGGCGTACGACTCGTCCGCCAGGACCTGGAGCACCTCGTCCCGATCGAGACCGGCCTCTGCGGCGAGGTCGGCGAGCTCGTCGTCGTGCCCGACGTGGCGCCCCTCCTCGAAGTAGGCCGTGAAGAGCCGCTCGACGACATCGAGCTGGATGCCCCGCGCCTTGGCGAGGTGCAGCACCTGGTGCGCCTTCAGCGTCTTGGTGTGCTTGAGCGCCTCGAAGTCGTACGCGAGACCGACGCTCGCCGCGATGTCCGTGACTTGCGTCAGCATCTGGTGCACGCGTGCCTCGTCGAGGCCCTTGTGGCCGGCGAGGAACTCCACCTCCGACCCCTCGAAGTCGACGGGCGTGTCGGGAGCCAGCTCGAACGAGTGGTACTCGACCTCGATCTCGCGGTCGCCCCCGGCTGCCCTGTACTCGTCGACGCCGGCTTCGAACCGCCGCTTCCCGATGAAGCACCACGGGCAGGCGATGTCGGACCACACGTCGACCTTCAGGGGATCAGTCATACCCGTACGAACGTCGCCCGGCGCGGCAGCATTCCCGCGCGGCGGCCCTCAGGCGCCGTCCCGCGGGGGCTCGCTCCCGTCGTCGGCGGCGGCGGTGACGTCGTCCACCGGCAGCGCCTCCTCACGCTCGACGGGTTCCGTCGAGATCGAGAACCCCTCGCCGTGCTCCTCGATGCCGGCCTCGACCGCCTCGCGGACGAGCTCGACCGCCACCGCACGGCGTACCATCAAGGCGTCGGTGCGCAGGTCGAGCCACAGCACGTACGTGATGCCGACCATGATGACCGCGAACGGCAACGAGGTCACGACGGTGATGCTCTGCAGGCCCGCGAGCGCGTCGTCACCACCGAGGACCAGCATGATCGCCGCCACGGCACCGGTCGCGGCACCCCAGAAGACGACGACGCCCTTGCTCGGCTCGACCGCGCCGTGCTGCGAGAGGCTGCCCATCACGATCGACGCCGCGTCCGCACCGGAGACGAAGAAGATCGCGACCAGGACCATCACCAGGACCGACGTGACGGTCGCCATCGGATACTGCTCGAGCAGCTGGAACAGCGCGAAGTCGCTGTTGACGGCTCCCTCGGCGTCGGTCAACGCACCCGTGACGTCCTGCTCGTGGATCGCGGAGGTCCCGAAGATCGAGAACCAGACGAGGCTCACCAGAGTCGGCACCAGAAGGACGCCCGTCACGAACTGCCGGATCGTACGCCCCCGGCTGATGCGTGCGATGAACATCCCGACGAACGGCGTCCACGAGATCCACCACGCCCAGTAGAAGACGGTCCAGAGCGAGAGCCACTCCTGCATCTCCGGCCCGCCCGTGGCGTCGGTGCGCGACGCCATCTCGGGCATCTCGCCCAGGTAGGCGCCGATCGTCTCCGGGATGACGTTGAGGATGAGGAGGGTCGGGCCGACGACGAACACGAAGCCCGCGAGCGCGACGGCGAGGACCATGTTGGTGTTCGCGAGCCACTGGATCCCTCGCGCGATGCCGGAGACGGCCGACACGATGAACGCGGCGGTGAGGATGGTGATGATCGCCACCAGTGCCGGCTCGCCGACCGGTCCGGTCCAGTCGAGGAACTCGAGTCCGGCTCCGATCTGCAGCGCGCCGAGCCCGAGCGACACCGCCGACCCGAACAACGTCGCGAAGATCGCGAGGATGTCGATGATCTTGCCCGCCGGCCCGTCCGTCCGGGGGCCGAGCAACGGGCGGAACACCGACGACACCAGCTGGGACCGCCCCCGGCGGAACGTGCTGTACGCGATGGCCAGCCCGACCACCGCGTAGATGGCCCAGGGGTGCAGGCCCCAGTGGAACATCGTCGTCGCCATGGCCACACGCATCGCCTCGGCCGTCTCCGGCTCCGCCGTGCCGGGCG
Above is a genomic segment from Mumia sp. Pv4-285 containing:
- a CDS encoding DUF3093 domain-containing protein produces the protein MTRDADAPSYRENLSVPVSWWLACAGLTVIVWWIFVLATPMWVAAGAAVVAAVAVGAGLAQYGSTAIVVSNVHLRAGAARLPLVHCGDVTVLDAAQTRALHGPQADARAFFLVRPYIATAVRVDVADPRDPTPYWLIGTRRPYELADAISDGHARA
- a CDS encoding DUF4235 domain-containing protein, encoding MARSKKKASDADGGKRKAPSKATWKLMDRTATIASGVLAAQGASLVWRAATGRKPPTDADSRNPDLATREAVTWAVLAGASAGVIKVVLNRQLVNYWVRSTGELPPGLLPTKFPPTVKLPES
- a CDS encoding DUF4193 domain-containing protein; protein product: MATDYDAPRKTEEEQSEDSIEELKARRHEKNSGKVDEDEVEAAESFELPGADLSHEELSVQVLPRQSDEFTCTSCFLVHHRSQLAREKGNQLICVDCA
- a CDS encoding inositol monophosphatase family protein: MSGRPSGDALLDLALRTAREAAAYARDVRPSGRVEVAATKSSDTDPVTAIDRATEQLVRERITAERPGDAILGEEGGESGRAEATSQVRWVVDPIDGTVNFIYGLAHSAVAIAAEVDGEVEVGCVVDITTGHEYTAIRGQGSYRREGPAERAVRLRSVAPPEAAHALVATGFNYVPDVRARQAVAVARLLLHVRDIRRTGSAALDFCMLAAGSFDAYVEQGLAPWDIAAGGLIAREAGVVVQGLDGIPDERLVVAAPEAFAQEFLRLVRACGF
- a CDS encoding ferrochelatase — encoded protein: MDPVAPDTSPYDAFLLVSFGGPEQPDDVVPFLENVTRGRGIPKERLVEVGEHYFSFGGRSPINDQNRDLIAVLRLELASHGIDLPIYWGNRNWDPYLTDTLAQMREDGVERAVSLFTSAYTSYSGCRQYRENLYDASTAIGEGAPRLDRVRHYFNHPGFVAPFVDGAVAALEQLGRDGHDSDAARLVFVTHSIPDAMNAASGRHVVEGAEVGGEAYVREHRDVADVIASQVAERTGVERPYELVYCSRSGPPQVPWLEPDVNDHLESVAASGVGAVVLLPIGFVSDHMEVIYDLDTEAKATAERLGLGFARVPTPGVDARFVAAIRELVVERAALARDEAPDQPAVGALPPGWNVCPVGCCANLREPGRPALLGSDR
- a CDS encoding MFS transporter, whose protein sequence is MLDSYRRILAVPGAPAFSAAALVARLPISMLGLGLVLLVSEQTGSYAKAGTISAAAVIANAVGAPVQGRLTDRFGQHRVLPATAALFGFSLALGLLAIYEDVPAPVPHLLAAVIGFALPQAGSMVRARWTHNAPPSMIPTAYALEAVLDEVVFIVGPVVVTFLATLVSPYVGLIVAGVAGVSGSVALAVQRRTEPPSGRASDAASGSRGRLPYGLLVPLVGAGVGFGVLFGAAEVVTVAVADHAGHKELSGVLLAIWAAGSLIAGFLVGARPLPISPLTQLRITTAVLTMSIVPLLVTSALPLVAVALFVSGFAIAPSMVASTQLIERGVPKARLTEGISWFTTGLATGVAPGAAVSGWVVDNAAPSWGYLVCLVAGVLAAAGAWVVRVPRTEPADWDEPAHATSSGQ
- a CDS encoding trimeric intracellular cation channel family protein, coding for MSTALVVLDLVGIAAFALSGALVAVRKPLDVFGVLVLAGATGLGGGFLRDLLIGATPPAALMDWRYLLVPFVAGLVAFRFHPVLGRLEREISVFDAAGMGLFSVTGAVKALEYGLEPPAAALLGMVTAIGGGVIRDLLAGRVPVVLREELYAFPALVGASIAVAAVELGLHGVWVLVPGAVIAFGYRMIALRRGWHAPLPPGMDGY
- the sepH gene encoding septation protein SepH, with translation MRDLTVVGLSEDQQFLVLRGPVGELFRVAVDDRMRATLRNDRARLGQLEIAMDSALRPRDIQARIRRGESPEEVAAAAELPVERILGYAHPVLAEREHMAERARGATVRRKHAQSNALTLGESVDTTLRSRGIDPSSAGWDSYRRDDARWTVTVRAGAVSAEYVFDPAGRYTFADDDGARELVGDVPEASDSAEMAIADAVSRPVDVVELGSDPRVTSLRQARARRAAAANDRADEQLSLHDIPGVVEDVEPTLELDEPRAAAPTAPPAPNDEPHSDAPFDVPAARGPEESADVPSSDDAADDTPDGADEQPRKRAPRRRERRRVPSWDEIMFGDKA
- a CDS encoding TM2 domain-containing protein produces the protein MTETPPSGQPDPTTPDAGGPGSSQPDPAQAPDGGWGWAPDPAGGGATGQEAPYGQQPGYDPQQPGYGYGQQPPYGQQPYGYGQQPPYGQQPYGYGQQPPYGAPYGYVDPYAKSKLVAGLLGIFLGGFGIHRFYLGFTGIGVAQIIVTILTCGIGAIWGFIEGILYLVGANGLTTDATGRPLKE
- a CDS encoding DUF2630 family protein; the protein is MTTEHDILGTISSLVAEEKDLRSRRERGETDADTELARLAEVETQLDQCWDLLRQRRAKEEFGEDPATAKVRPADEVEGYLS
- a CDS encoding NYN domain-containing protein, giving the protein MTRLARSDRHAILVDAGYLLASSAQVLVGTSLRRAIAVSWERLVTGIKTSVAETTDTDLLRVFWYDAANAQATRQLSEEHNLVSLLPDVKLRLGRVNNEGAQKGVDTRIALDLVNLALQGAVAEIYLVSGDDDLTEAVDMAQDYGVRVTLFNVPNDTSRIGVHATAMNLARVVDERLRIPIDLLRTVITPSPRPLEKPLAPVAEAAAVAGVAVREPEAAPALRIPTPSDVARLHPAPAPPAEQVEPTVALAWSSSTGQGGRRGGDPDADLREQIPEVVRAVVRNWLDSATQADVRALISTRPTIPGDVDSTLLTDLVARSDDRYRILQTETRWQLREAFWSEIDQHV
- a CDS encoding TetR/AcrR family transcriptional regulator, which gives rise to MLSHGQGFDRSSQPLRAHNAIPRDRVLDAARDLVVEVGLRGLTMADLARRADVSRATLYRTWPNVNGVVADLFTREFHRMLEAVIRGISGGDARTMLVVITVGMVRETRRLPLLRRIVELDPGFLAPYILHRRGRSTQEQARLLEDLIRDGQADGSIRDGDTSVLASAVLLDAWAFVLTAPVFVDEGDLDALDQELTTMLDRFLRP